The following are from one region of the Novosphingobium humi genome:
- the trxC gene encoding thioredoxin TrxC, with product MTSEIVICPHCGGANRVARERLGDGPQCGKCHKGLFTGHPLAVNAAAFAAHVGRGTLPVLVDFWAPWCGPCRAMAPAYEQAAAALEPFVRVVKVDTEAEQALGAQYAIRSIPTLMLMQGGREIKRQAGAMDARRIIEWARG from the coding sequence ATGACAAGCGAGATCGTGATCTGTCCGCATTGCGGGGGCGCCAACCGTGTGGCGCGCGAAAGGCTGGGCGATGGGCCGCAATGCGGCAAATGCCACAAGGGCCTGTTCACCGGCCATCCTTTGGCCGTGAACGCCGCCGCTTTTGCCGCGCATGTCGGGCGCGGCACATTGCCTGTGCTGGTCGATTTCTGGGCGCCGTGGTGCGGGCCGTGCCGGGCGATGGCGCCCGCCTATGAACAGGCCGCCGCCGCGCTCGAACCCTTTGTCCGCGTGGTCAAGGTCGATACCGAGGCCGAGCAGGCGCTGGGCGCGCAATATGCGATCCGCTCGATCCCCACGCTGATGCTGATGCAAGGCGGGCGCGAGATCAAGCGTCAGGCAGGCGCGATGGATGCGCGCCGCATCATCGAATGGGCGCGCGGATGA
- a CDS encoding aldehyde dehydrogenase (NADP(+)), whose product MSSATSGAYLIGAQRRTSAASFTGIEAATGKALEGDFAITTADDIAQACALAGAAFDAYRETAPDARAAFLDAIAAALETRAEAIVARAMLESGLPQGRLNGELGRTTGQLRMFAKVLREGDWAGAIIEPALPTRQPLPRPDLRARQIAVGPVAVFGASNFPLAFSVAGGDTASALAAGCPVVVKAHPAHPGTSLLAGEAIAEAVAACGLPEGVFSLIQGPGNDIGTALVANPHIKAVGFTGSRGGGLALMAVAAARAEPIPVYAEMSSINPVLLFPAALANRAEDLGRAYVGSLSLFAGQFCTNPGVVVALDGPDLDRFLGAASEALKGVAPQVMLTGGIAAAYARGIETLSGAEGVSVLAAGPDGDAQCGAARLLAVDAADLLNNSALTHEVFGPSSLVIRCQDAEQIVAVLEGLEGQLTATLHIDEADYPLAAPLLPILERKVGRILANGWPTGVEVSRSMVHGGPFPATSDPRTTSVGAMAIHRFLRPVCYQALPDALLPDALKAANPLGLPRRQFD is encoded by the coding sequence ATGTCCTCTGCCACTTCGGGCGCCTATCTGATCGGGGCGCAGCGCCGCACCAGTGCCGCAAGCTTTACCGGAATCGAGGCCGCCACCGGCAAAGCGCTGGAAGGCGATTTCGCCATCACCACCGCCGATGACATTGCGCAGGCCTGCGCGCTGGCCGGGGCCGCCTTTGACGCCTATCGCGAGACCGCGCCCGATGCGCGCGCCGCTTTCCTCGACGCCATCGCCGCCGCGCTGGAGACCCGCGCCGAGGCGATCGTGGCCCGCGCGATGCTGGAAAGCGGTTTGCCGCAGGGCCGCCTGAACGGCGAGCTGGGCCGCACCACCGGCCAATTGCGCATGTTTGCCAAGGTCCTGCGCGAAGGCGATTGGGCGGGCGCGATCATCGAACCCGCTCTCCCCACCCGTCAGCCGCTGCCCCGCCCCGACCTGCGCGCGCGCCAGATTGCCGTCGGCCCGGTCGCGGTGTTCGGCGCGTCGAACTTCCCGCTGGCCTTTTCGGTGGCGGGCGGCGACACGGCTTCGGCGCTGGCCGCCGGTTGCCCGGTGGTGGTCAAGGCCCATCCGGCCCATCCCGGCACCTCGCTGCTGGCGGGCGAGGCGATTGCCGAGGCGGTTGCCGCCTGCGGCCTGCCCGAGGGCGTGTTCAGCCTGATCCAGGGGCCGGGCAATGACATCGGCACCGCGCTGGTCGCCAATCCGCATATCAAGGCGGTGGGCTTTACCGGATCGCGCGGGGGCGGTCTGGCGCTGATGGCGGTGGCGGCCGCGCGTGCCGAACCGATCCCGGTCTATGCCGAAATGTCCTCGATCAATCCCGTCCTGCTCTTCCCCGCCGCGCTGGCCAACCGGGCCGAGGATCTGGGCCGCGCCTATGTCGGCTCACTCAGCCTGTTTGCGGGCCAGTTCTGCACCAACCCCGGCGTGGTCGTCGCGCTCGATGGCCCCGACCTCGACCGCTTCCTTGGCGCGGCCTCCGAGGCGCTCAAGGGCGTGGCCCCGCAGGTGATGCTGACAGGCGGGATCGCGGCGGCCTATGCGCGCGGGATCGAGACGCTGAGCGGAGCCGAGGGTGTTTCCGTGTTGGCCGCTGGGCCGGACGGGGATGCGCAATGCGGCGCGGCGCGGCTGCTGGCCGTCGATGCCGCCGATCTGCTGAACAATTCGGCGCTGACGCATGAGGTCTTTGGCCCCTCCTCGCTGGTCATCCGGTGTCAGGATGCAGAGCAGATCGTCGCGGTTCTCGAAGGGCTGGAAGGGCAGTTGACCGCCACGCTGCATATTGACGAGGCCGACTATCCGCTGGCTGCGCCCCTGCTGCCCATTCTGGAGCGCAAGGTGGGGCGTATCCTCGCCAATGGCTGGCCCACCGGCGTCGAGGTTTCGCGCAGCATGGTGCATGGCGGCCCCTTCCCGGCCACGTCGGATCCGCGCACGACCTCGGTGGGAGCTATGGCGATCCACCGCTTCCTGCGCCCGGTCTGCTATCAGGCGCTGCCCGATGCGCTGTTGCCCGATGCGCTCAAGGCGGCCAATCCGCTGGGTCTGCCCCGCCGCCAGTTCGACTGA
- a CDS encoding group II truncated hemoglobin, translating to MNQTPYDAFGGEATVRALVARFYALMDRLPEAKACRDVHPPSLARAEEKLFEYLTGWLGGPPLYTDKYGHPRLRMRHFVAPIGAAEIEGWLLCFRQAWAETIPQSALSDTILEKVEALGWHMANQPEQAS from the coding sequence ATGAACCAGACGCCCTATGACGCCTTTGGCGGCGAAGCGACCGTGCGGGCGCTGGTGGCGCGTTTCTATGCGCTGATGGACCGCCTGCCCGAGGCCAAGGCCTGCCGCGATGTGCATCCGCCTTCCCTTGCGCGGGCGGAGGAGAAATTGTTCGAATATCTGACCGGATGGCTGGGCGGGCCGCCGCTCTATACCGACAAATATGGCCATCCGCGCCTGCGTATGCGTCATTTCGTTGCCCCCATCGGCGCGGCGGAGATTGAGGGCTGGCTCCTGTGTTTTCGTCAGGCATGGGCCGAAACGATCCCGCAATCCGCGCTGTCCGACACAATTCTTGAAAAGGTCGAGGCGCTGGGCTGGCATATGGCCAACCAGCCGGAGCAGGCAAGCTGA
- a CDS encoding M20 aminoacylase family protein, translating to MTDLAARIAPLVALRRDIHAHPELGFAEHRTARVLAQQLRAIRLEVHEGIGGTGVVATLRAGNGPRSIGLRADMDALPIDEKTGLPYASTIPGCFHGCGHDGHMAMLLGAAQALAADHGGLNGTVHFIFQPAEEGQGGAKAMIEDGLFDRFPCDRVYALHNWPSLPAGTIATRAGPIMGAADRFTILLKGKGGHAAIPHDAHDVVLAGAALVQQLHSIVARNIPASANAVLSITQIHGGQAFNVIPHEMSVGGTVRTFDGAVQDRIEQRLRQIASGIAASFEVEASVGYTRYYPATINDPAAAQDALEVAATVGHALRAPEPAATSEDFSFMLQVRPGAYIWLGQGVGDNPPPLHNPHYDFNDGVMETGIRLHLALVRHWLGTAA from the coding sequence ATGACCGATCTTGCCGCAAGAATCGCCCCTCTGGTGGCGCTGCGCCGCGATATTCATGCCCATCCCGAACTGGGTTTTGCCGAGCATCGCACCGCGCGCGTGCTGGCGCAGCAATTGCGCGCCATCAGACTGGAGGTGCATGAGGGCATTGGCGGGACCGGGGTGGTGGCGACGTTGCGGGCGGGAAATGGCCCCCGCTCGATTGGATTGCGCGCGGATATGGACGCGCTGCCCATCGACGAGAAAACCGGCCTGCCCTATGCCAGCACGATTCCGGGCTGTTTCCATGGCTGCGGTCACGATGGGCATATGGCGATGCTGCTGGGCGCGGCGCAGGCTTTGGCGGCCGATCATGGCGGCCTGAACGGCACCGTCCATTTCATATTTCAGCCCGCCGAGGAAGGCCAAGGCGGCGCCAAGGCGATGATCGAGGACGGTCTGTTCGACCGCTTCCCGTGTGATCGCGTCTATGCGCTGCACAATTGGCCCAGCCTGCCCGCAGGCACAATCGCCACGCGCGCCGGGCCGATCATGGGCGCGGCGGACCGCTTTACCATCCTGCTCAAGGGCAAGGGCGGCCATGCCGCGATCCCGCATGATGCCCATGACGTGGTGCTGGCCGGCGCCGCTCTGGTGCAGCAATTGCACTCCATCGTCGCGCGCAACATCCCGGCCAGCGCCAATGCGGTGCTTTCGATCACCCAGATCCACGGCGGGCAGGCCTTTAACGTCATCCCGCATGAGATGAGCGTGGGCGGCACGGTGCGGACCTTCGACGGCGCGGTTCAGGACCGGATCGAACAGCGCCTGCGCCAGATCGCATCGGGCATTGCGGCCAGTTTCGAGGTGGAGGCCAGCGTAGGCTATACCCGCTATTATCCCGCCACGATCAACGACCCCGCCGCCGCGCAGGATGCGCTGGAGGTGGCCGCGACCGTGGGCCATGCGCTGCGCGCGCCCGAACCTGCGGCGACCTCCGAGGATTTCTCCTTTATGCTGCAGGTCCGCCCCGGCGCCTATATCTGGCTGGGGCAAGGGGTGGGCGACAATCCGCCCCCGCTGCACAATCCGCATTATGATTTCAACGACGGGGTGATGGAAACGGGCATTCGGCTGCATCTGGCGCTGGTCCGCCATTGGCTGGGAACTGCGGCGTGA